TGCAAACCATAAAGCGGGTGAACTTATAGCTCCTGAAGACAGAGGAATGGTAAATAAAACCATTGAAAAGGTGTTTGCCGAAGGATATGCAGATGTGGAAGCCCAAGCTTTAACTAAGAATCAATTCAAAATACCTTATTATTTTACCGGTCGACTTATTGAGTACGATGGTAAGCCTTATATGCTTGGCTTAGGTATTGATATGACCACCAGGAAGAATGCAGAAGTTGCCTTGAAAGAAAGCGAACGCAAATACCGTGCATTGATTGAGCAAGCTGCGGATGCTATATTATTAGTAGATAAAAAAAACAACCTTATTGATGTAAATAGCAGCGCTTGTCAGTTATTAGGATATGCAAGGGAGGAATTATTGTGGATGAAAATTTCTGATATTTATTATGCAGAAGAGCTTCGGGGAAATCCTTTGCAATTCGATTTATTACTGGAACAAAAATCTTTTTTGAGCGAACTAAAACTTAAAAGGAAAGACGGCACAGAAGTACCGGTAGAAATTAATTCAAAATTATTGGATGATGGAAGGTTTCAGTCAATAATAAGAGACATCACTGAACGTAAAAAAGCAGAAGAAGCACTTCAAAAATCAGAAGCTAATCTTCATGCCATTTTAGATGCCACTTATACAGGTTATATTTTGGTGGATAAAGCTTTCAAGGTTATTTCGTATAATCACAGTGCTGTCAAATTTGTTAAATTGGAACGAGACAAGGAGATCAAGGTTGGAGACAATCTTATCGATTATTTTTTGAAAGACCGACAAGTTGAAAGCGCAAAGCTTTTGAATGATGTTTTGCAAGGTAAAAGAATTAACTATGAATCAGAATATCCGCAAGCGGATGGTTCGATTCATTGCTATGAAGTTCAAATGTTTCCTATTTCAAACCAGAATAATAAAATATTCGGCGTTGTACTGGGCCTGACAGATATCACCAAAAGGAAAAAGGCTGAACTCGATCGTCAACATATAACCGACGATTTACTTCAGAGGAATAAAGACCTTGAACAATTCGCATACATAGTTTCTCATAATCTACGTGGACCGGTGGCCAGCATGCTGGGTATATCAGAGATTCTGCACAGCCCTTATGTTACGAAAGAAGAAAAGGACCAGCTGGAACAATTTCTGTTTAGCTCTGTGCAGAAACTTGACGAAATTATTAAAGACCTAAATCAGGTTGTACAGGTAAAACGAGGGATTACCGAGAAAAAAGAAAGGGTTTACCTGGCTAGTTTAGTAGAAGATATTAAATCTACCATTCAAAATTTGCTTCAAAATGGAGATATTGAAATTAGAACTAATTTTTCTCAGATCGGCAAACTCACTACTTTTCGAAGTTACTTATACAGCATTTTTTATAATCTGATTTCCAATAGTATTAAATTTAAAAAGCCTCATAAAAAACAACTAATAGAAATCAGTAGTGAAAATTATAAAGATAAAATTGAGCTTAAATTCAGGGATGAGGGTGTAGGGATTGACCTCGAAAAATATAGCCAACAGTTATTCGGATTGTATAATCGATTTCATCTTAATACAGAGGGAAAGGGAATGGGCCTATTCATGGTAAAAACGCAAGTAGAAATTCTGGGTGGTAAAATATACGTTGAAAGTGAACCCAATGTTGGGACTACGTTTCTTTTAGAGTTTCCGAAGTAGACCAGTTAAGCAGAAAAAACTATTTAATTAAACAGCTGACGAATAGAATCGAACCTTTTATAGTATAAAAAAGAGCGCTACCGTCTTAAGTAGCGCTCTTTTTAGTATAAATTAAATCTGATTATTTGGAAATACTGAATGAATAATCATCACCATCAATACCCGAAGATTTTTTTACAAGTTTTTCATATTTCTCAAACAACGTTTTCGATTGCTTTTTGCCATTTATTATTAATTCTTTGCTTTTGCCTGAAATACTGAATTGATAATTTTCTCCTTTTTTAATTAGCCCATCAGAAATTAATGCTTGCTCCAAACCGTTTGAGAAGCTATCATTTGTTTCAAATTGAAAATTAAAAGCAGGGAAATCTATTTTATCTAAATCAGCTAAGTGAGCGGTCATTGCAGCCAATTGCGGTTCAGCTAGCTTAGCCCATTCGTTCATGTTCATTTCATAAGCTTTCATTTTAGGTTCCCACTCTTTTTTCATTTTTTCTCGCCATTCCTTACCATATTTTTTCTCCCAAGCTTTGCCCCATTCTTCCATGTCTTTTTGAAACTTTTGCATTTTCTTTTCAAATTGTTTTCGCTCTTCAGGGCTTATATTTTCATTGAAATCATTCATTTCAAAATCAAACTTACAATCCGGCATCACAAAATCCATTGGAGGAATTGCAGGAACAAGAGGTACCGGCGGAAGTTCAATATTGCCCCAAGAAGGAGGAGTGGGTGGAACTGGTGGAGTTGGGGGGACGGTATATCTAAATGATCGAGCGTTCAGGGCTTTTTGAAGATCTTTTTCATTCCAATTCTCTTTTGGAATGGTTTTGCCATTAACTCGGATTTCTTTCACTTCACCTTTGTCATTTTTTATGATCACCACAGCATCTCGGTCATCAATACTAACGTCTTTGTTTATTTTGATACTGTCGAGCTTTAATTTTCCCGAAGTAATATTTGTTAATGAAGCCTTAGCTACCGGAGTGGAAGTAGTAAAATTAAGCAGTTTGTTTTGAAGATTTAGTTTCTTGTCTGATGAAAATACATCAGTACTGTTCATTGTAAAGGTAATTAAGGCTGTGATAAGCACAATTGCCACTCCTGAAACATTGTTTAATGTGCTTGTATGTTCCTCATTGTGGCCAATTAATCTTTTAATTCGATTTAGTAACGAACCTTTTCCGTTGAGTGCCATTGCAAGTGAATTTTTAGGTTGTATGTTAAACAATTCTTC
Above is a window of Solitalea lacus DNA encoding:
- a CDS encoding PAS domain-containing sensor histidine kinase: MKSIAAKEKNNQKAQQRIVESESRLRAFFENVEGFTCLLDNQKRLVIFNHKFAEGYKLITNVEPKVGEEFYAYLPPNERQWQEEILNRVLQGNKETTEGRYELNGRQVLLRASFNPVIVAGAVTGISVYITDFTKKFEAELAIREAEAKFRGLVETSIVGVYIIQDGKFRYVNPRFAEIFGYEQDELIDSYPVEVVVAEEDRKIVLNNISDRLKGEKVSIHYEARGRKKDGQIIHVEIFGSRTLCEGKPAIIGSLIDITVRKRAQEQIINEKKFSDSIINSLPGVFYMFDRNGKYLWWNKNLEIVSGYDANEIANHKAGELIAPEDRGMVNKTIEKVFAEGYADVEAQALTKNQFKIPYYFTGRLIEYDGKPYMLGLGIDMTTRKNAEVALKESERKYRALIEQAADAILLVDKKNNLIDVNSSACQLLGYAREELLWMKISDIYYAEELRGNPLQFDLLLEQKSFLSELKLKRKDGTEVPVEINSKLLDDGRFQSIIRDITERKKAEEALQKSEANLHAILDATYTGYILVDKAFKVISYNHSAVKFVKLERDKEIKVGDNLIDYFLKDRQVESAKLLNDVLQGKRINYESEYPQADGSIHCYEVQMFPISNQNNKIFGVVLGLTDITKRKKAELDRQHITDDLLQRNKDLEQFAYIVSHNLRGPVASMLGISEILHSPYVTKEEKDQLEQFLFSSVQKLDEIIKDLNQVVQVKRGITEKKERVYLASLVEDIKSTIQNLLQNGDIEIRTNFSQIGKLTTFRSYLYSIFYNLISNSIKFKKPHKKQLIEISSENYKDKIELKFRDEGVGIDLEKYSQQLFGLYNRFHLNTEGKGMGLFMVKTQVEILGGKIYVESEPNVGTTFLLEFPK
- a CDS encoding M56 family metallopeptidase encodes the protein MNTFETILNGKVAQTLGWTLIHSIWQIALASLLLAALMVVLKDKSSRLRYLTATSILAGTFLISVITFFSIWENLPSSTNFSPNQLTQLNYSQLFFESSVQSGNISTWLSTVSSFLEQHLSLILASWIIGVVLLSIRLIGGLSYIFRLRKRKLYNVTEHWTNKLQKLEKRFGLKRKVQLFESALVQIPTVVGYLKPYILVPIGTFAAIPANQIEAILSHELAHIKRNDYLINLFQSILEIIYFFHPGIWWISNTIRKERELCCDDLAVASGCDAISLARALTSVEELFNIQPKNSLAMALNGKGSLLNRIKRLIGHNEEHTSTLNNVSGVAIVLITALITFTMNSTDVFSSDKKLNLQNKLLNFTTSTPVAKASLTNITSGKLKLDSIKINKDVSIDDRDAVVIIKNDKGEVKEIRVNGKTIPKENWNEKDLQKALNARSFRYTVPPTPPVPPTPPSWGNIELPPVPLVPAIPPMDFVMPDCKFDFEMNDFNENISPEERKQFEKKMQKFQKDMEEWGKAWEKKYGKEWREKMKKEWEPKMKAYEMNMNEWAKLAEPQLAAMTAHLADLDKIDFPAFNFQFETNDSFSNGLEQALISDGLIKKGENYQFSISGKSKELIINGKKQSKTLFEKYEKLVKKSSGIDGDDYSFSISK